In Helianthus annuus cultivar XRQ/B chromosome 9, HanXRQr2.0-SUNRISE, whole genome shotgun sequence, the following are encoded in one genomic region:
- the LOC110880085 gene encoding probable 2-oxoglutarate-dependent dioxygenase AOP1 yields MGSLKKPNLPVIEFSVKHLDTASSSWFTKRVEVTRALEEYGCFIATYEGVSQELHDAIFLASQELFDLPTEVKVLNTSDTPSHGYVGQIPVIPLYEGLGIEDSTTTHGVERFTKLMWPSGKDSFSESVLKYTKAVAELDQIVMRMVATNYGIEEHYESLLGSTTYLLKLIKYISPQGDDRNMGIVPHTDKTFMSILHQNEVKGLEIKTKDGEWIEVHPSPSSFIVMAGDACMAWTNGRIEPSCHRVMMQGNTDRYSLGLFTFIRDLKVEAPQELVDENHPLQFKAFDHYKYLHYHASAEGRRSKFPLKSYCGI; encoded by the exons ATGGGTTCCTTAAAGAAACCAAACCTTCCTGTTATTGAATTCTCTGTTAAACATTTAGACACTGCTTCAAGTTCTTGGTTCACAAAGCGCGTTGAGGTTACACGCGCACttgaagaatacgggtgtttcATAGCCACATATGAAGGAGTGTCCCAAGAACTACATGATGCAATTTTCCTTGCATCACAAGAGTTATTTGATCTTCCTACTGAAGTTAAAGTTTTGAACACTTCAGATACACCATCGCATGGTTATGTCGGGCAAATACCTgttattcctctttatgaaggctTAGGCATTGAAGATTCAACCACTACACATGGAGTTGAAAGATTCACAAAACTCATGTGGCCCTCTGGAAAAGATAGTTTCAG TGAAAGTGTGTTAAAGTACACAAAGGCTGTAGCGGAACTGGATCAGATAGTGATGAGAATGGTGGCTACAAACTATGGAATAGAGGAACACTATGAATCGCTCCTCGGGTCAACAACTTATCTTCTAAAACTCATAAAATACATAAGTCCTCAAGGGGATGACAGAAATATGGGAATTGTTCCACACACAGATAAGACTTTCATGTCCATTCTTCACCAAAATGAAGTAAAGGGTTTGGAGATCAAGACAAAGGATGGGGAGTGGATTGAAGTTCATCCTTCACCATCATCTTTTATAGTCATGGCAGGGGATGCTTGCATG GCATGGACAAATGGAAGGATCGAGCCATCGTGTCACAGGGTGATGATGCAAGGGAACACGGATAGATATTCGCTAGGGCTATTTACATTTATCCGTGATCTCAAAGTAGAGGCACCTCAAGAACTTGTTGATGAAAACCACCCTCTACAATTTAAGGCATTTGATCACTACAAATATCTTCATTACCATGCCTCAGCTGAAGGAAGGAGATCAAAGTTCCCCCTCAAATCCTACTGTGGAATTTGA
- the LOC110880088 gene encoding probable 2-oxoglutarate-dependent dioxygenase AOP1.2 — protein sequence MHKLPTIDFTNKRTLKPGSTSWLATSIEATRALEQYGCFIAEFDKVTPDLNDAVFKGLQDLFDLPTEVKVQNKSTKPLYGYVGQIPFIPLYESMGFDYSNTHDGVKSFVDVMWPNGNEAFSATVLAYNRLVAELEEMVTRMVFETYGVEKYLEAHRKMVTYLCRGMKYRAPKKNETNMGFVPHTDKDFITVLHQNGVNGLEVKARDGQWFTVELKPSSYIVMSGDGAMAWSNERLYSPFHRVTMNGNESRYSIAQFSFLEGIIETPKEFVDEDNPLRFKPFDHLKYLEFYSREENRTLESALKAYCGV from the exons ATGCATAAACTTCCAACGATCGACTTCACAAACAAGAGAACCTTGAAACCCGGGTCAACCTCATGGCTAGCAACTTCCATTGAAGCGACGCGTGCGCTTGAACAATATGGTTGTTTTATAGCAGAGTTTGATAAAGTAACTCCTGACCTCAATGATGCAGTTTTTAAGGGCTTACAAGATTTGTTTGATCTCCCTACTGAAGTTAAAGTACAAAACAAGTCAACAAAGCCCTTGTATGGATATGTTGGTCAAATACCATTCATTCCTCTTTATGAAAGCATGGGCTTTGATTATTCCAACACCCATGATGgagttaaaagttttgttgatgtCATGTGGCCCAACGGAAACGAAGCTTTCAG TGCAACGGTGCTAGCTTACAATAGGCTGGTGGCTGAGTTGGAAGAAATGGTGACAAGAATGGTGTTTGAAACATACGGCGTAGAGAAATATTTAGAGGCGCATAGGAAAATGGTGACGTATCTTTGTCGGGGCATGAAGTACCGAGCACCAAAGAAAAACGAAACTAATATGGGCTTTGTTCCTCATACCGACAAAGATTTCATCACTGTTTTGCATCAGAATGGAGTCAACGGTTTAGAAGTCAAAGCAAGGGACGGCCAGTGGTTCACAGTTGAGCTTAAGCCTTCATCATACATAGTCATGTCAGGCGACGGAGCGATG GCATGGAGTAATGAAAGATTGTATTCGCCTTTTCATCGTGTTACGATGAATGGAAATGAAAGTAGATATTCCATTGCGCAATTTTCATTTCTAGAAGGGATAATAGAAACACCAAAAGAGTTTGTTGACGAAGATAATCCGCTGCGGTTTAAGCCATTTGATCATCTTAAATATCTTGAATTTTATAGCAGGGAGGAAAACCGAACACTTGAAAGTGCCTTAAAAGCCTATTGTGGAGTGTGA